In a genomic window of Jaculus jaculus isolate mJacJac1 chromosome 8, mJacJac1.mat.Y.cur, whole genome shotgun sequence:
- the Nkx2-4 gene encoding homeobox protein Nkx-2.4, whose protein sequence is MSLSPKHTTPFSVSDILSPIEETYKKFGGAMDGAPPGLGTPLGAAAAAAAYRAPPPGSSSQAAAAAATVAGMQPPHAMSGHNAAAAAAAAAAAAAAAATYHMPPGVSQFPHGAMGGYCNGGLGNMGELPAYPDGMRGGAAAAATGWYGANTDPRYTSISRFMGPSAGVNVTGMSSLSGIADAAKSLAPLHAAAAAVAPRRKRRVLFSQAQVYELERRFKQQKYLSAPEREHLASMIHLTPTQVKIWFQNHRYKMKRQAKDKAAQQLQQQEGGLGPPPPPPPPSPRRVAVPVLVKDGKPCQNGAAGTPTSGQAGQQQQQAPTPVPELEELSPSPPALHGPGGSLAALDAAAGDYGGGVLGANLLYGRTW, encoded by the exons ATGTCGTTGAGCCCCAAGCACACGACGCCCTTCTCCGTGTCGGACATCCTGAGCCCCATCGAGGAGACCTACAAGAAGTTCGGCGGCGCCATGGACGGCGCGCCGCCCGGCTTGGGGACGCCCCTGGGggccgcggccgccgccgccgcctacCGCGCACCGCCGCCCGGTTCCTCCTcccaggcggcggcggcggcggccaccGTGGCGGGCATGCAACCTCCTCACGCCATGAGCGGACAcaacgcggcggcggcggcggcggcggcggcagcggcagcggcggcggccgCCACCTACCACATGCCGCCGGGAGTCTCGCAGTTCCCGCACGGAGCCATGGGCGGCTACTGCAACGGCGGCCTGGGAAACATGGGAGAGCTGCCCGCCTACCCGGACGGCATGAGGGGCGGCGCGGCCGCCGCGGCCACCGGCTGGTACGGCGCCAACACGGACCCGCGATACACGTCAA tcTCCAGGTTCATGGGGCCCTCGGCGGGCGTGAACGTAACGGGAATGAGTTCGCTGTCGGGCATCGCGGACGCCGCCAAGTCGCTGGCCCCGCTGCACGCGGCTGCGGCGGCGGTGGCGCCGCGAAGGAAGCGCCGCGTGCTCTTCTCGCAGGCGCAGGTCTACGAGCTGGAGCGGCGCTTCAAGCAGCAGAAGTACCTGTCGGCGCCCGAGCGCGAGCACCTGGCCAGCATGATCCACCTGACGCCCACGCAGGTCAAGATCTGGTTCCAGAACCATCGCTACAAGATGAAACGGCAGGCCAAGGACAAGGCGgcgcagcagctgcagcagcaggagggcgGCCtgggcccgccgccgccgccgccgccgccttcgCCGCGCCGCGTGGCCGTGCCGGTGCTGGTCAAGGACGGAAAACCGTGTCAGAACGGCGCCGCTGGTACGCCGACGTCGGGTCAAgcggggcagcagcagcagcaggccccGACGCCAGTGCCTGAACTCGAGGAGCTGTCACCTAGCCCGCCTGCTTTGCACGGCCCCGGGGGCAGCCTGGCAGCCCTGGACGCGGCTGCGGGGGACTACGGTGGAGGCGTGCTCGGTGCCAACCTGCTCTATGGCAGGACGTGGTGA